A portion of the Gigantopelta aegis isolate Gae_Host chromosome 10, Gae_host_genome, whole genome shotgun sequence genome contains these proteins:
- the LOC121383313 gene encoding uncharacterized protein LOC121383313, with translation MDSDSASADYKLKRPAVLWINYDTLWFSSTLPDETMIDAPANNPDNQQRRGARQTHHSNPTIITATKTKWLPRDSQTGEKRRWIPPKDTRQKTSKRNIWSPDISCDPRIHSISWYSGRHTDGYHSTLVIPNYVTDHQNTAFDHANKHRLDSRVHKQSKSKPSSHHEERRTQDAVNVQDGLANANNRNTPHMQLHSSSRYTDPEYFERMKGQSSPEFIDRRRNRTSGEVNISVKNYEDYVVVPASGYKYYKRNSRGELDTDHLSSTARLETELRAERSRHSDMQADFMGRHAMNRQANLERAMWKAEEPRGQFVYQTSGDAHILGDTSVSKQPNHARKADSGSSKHMHSERNLSVGSNSVSIENTRDVQVPTSPLWVLDTSPVSDASSTLINMPQNMISQQSSKVNQTRSSYQDAEDQHIRSRPFKYLPQNPPDCDTRESTHIQVSTDLNRNKTNVTTPPVKTQKPFDQIHKELETPTKLTGRRKQQLDGDFTDPSTFCGQLDFPSDTDFKLGHQHKCISSYSGNHPRDNVVRNTDTECEDDCSLKDSRLTAIPESADSLPTHQSDEHAKPVPETASSIIKHFNRLSSINREQDLKTLRGTKSDPHSDVLSCVVLTDVHVCVSPTTDTISADSIQKPNIHADQREHRQCSEQGCDDDNIDLVRDDENDLCNTDHIPQNSCNVDHMQYRSDHKPCSTDHISQNTDIPQENSASSLNQEDRRAECGLNSTENDAEIARCLHESLSVQQEEAEVNNTDASPDVQLEAVFDLDPPRPCAIRGLTEMELSVLTSSKLQKIPITIKCEICWDPYRVGDSIRHLICAHYFHVKCIDIWLKRTATCPVCRTVLVDLFLPDRMSSRRNRRRRLCVIL, from the exons ATGGACAGCGATTCGGCGAGTGCAGACTACAAGCTGAAGAGGCCCGCAGTCCTGTGGATAAACTACGACACCTTGTGGTTTTCATCAACACTGCCCGACGAGACCATGATAGACGCACCAGCCAACAACCCCGACAACCAGCAAAGGCGAGGTGCACGACAAACACACCATAGCAACCCGACGATCATTACAgcaactaaaacaaaatggctacctAGAGACAGCCAAACCGGCGAAAAGCGAAGATGGATTCCGCCAAAAGATACAAGACAAAAAACGTCTAAGAGAAATATTTGGAGTCCTGATATTTCGTGTGATCCAAGAATCCATTCTATCTCGTGGTATTCTGGTAGACACACAGATGGATACCATAGCACACTCGTAATTCCAAATTATGTAACAGATCATCAAAACACGGCGTTTGATCATGCTAACAAACACAGACTTGACAGCAGAGTACACAAACAATCCAAGAGCAAGCCTTCTTCACATCATGAGGAAAGGAGAACACAAGATGCGGTTAACGTGCAGGATGGATTGGCGAATGCCAATAATAGAAATACTCCACACATGCAATTACACAGTTCATCCCGATATACTGACCCAGAATACTTTGAACGGATGAAAGGACAATCTTCTCCAGAATTCATTGACAGACGAAGAAATAGAACTAGTGGTGAAGTGAACATATCTGTTAAGAATTACGAAGATTATGTAGTAGTTCCTGCCAGTggatacaaatattataaacgCAATTCTAGAGGGGAACTCGACACAGATCATTTATCCTCGACTGCCAGGCTCGAAACAGAGTTACGTGCGGAGAGAAGCAGACATAGTGATATGCAAGCGGATTTTATGGGGAGACACGCCATGAACAGGCAGGCAAATTTAGAACGTGCAATGTGGAAGGCAGAAGAACCCCGTGGTCAGTTTGTTTATCAAACGTCAGGAGATGCACACATACTTGGTGATACATCGGTATCTAAGCAACCAAACCACGCTCGTAAAGCTGACTCAGGCTCATCTAAACATATGCACAGTGAACGCAATTTATCAGTTGGCTCAAACAGTGTAAGTATCGAAAATACCAGGGACGTGCAGGTACCTACAAGTCCGTTGTGGGTTTTAGACACATCCCCAGTGTCTGATGCGTCAAGTACGCTCATTAATATGCCTCAAAACATGATAAGTCAACAGTCTTCAAAAGTAAATCAGACTAGAAGTAGTTATCAGGATGCCGAGGACCAACATATTCGCTCAAGGCCATTTAAATATCTCCCACAAAATCCTCCAGATTGTGATACAAGAGAATCAACTCACATTCAAGTATCTACTGACTTGAATAGAAACAAAACCAATGTTACAACGCCACCAGTTAAGACGCAAAAACCGTTTGACCAAATACACAAAGAGCTAGAAACACCCACAAAGTTGACTGGAAGAAGGAAACAACAGCTGGATGGAGATTTTACAGATCCGTCTACATTCTGTGGTCAGTTGGATTTTCCTTCtgatactgattttaaactGGGACATCAACACAAATGTATTTCTTCTTATTCAGGGAATCACCCAAGAGATAATGTTGTGAGAAACACCGACACAGAGTGTGAGGACGATTGTTCTCTTAAAGACAGCAGATTGACGGCAATACCCGAGTCCGCCGACTCTCTTCCTACACATCAGTCAGATGAACATGCAAAACCAGTTCCAGAAACAGCGTCTtccataataaaacattttaatcgtTTAAGTAGCATCAATCGAGAGCAGGACCTAAAAACTCTTCGAGGCACTAAATCAGACCCTCATTCTGATGTCTTGAGTTGCGTGGTTCTGACCGATGTTCATGTTTGTGTAAGCCCAACTACAGACACGATCAGTGCCGATTCTATACAGAAACCGAACATTCACGCAGACCAACGTGAACACCGTCAGTGTTCTGAACAGGgctgtgatgatgataatattgaCCTTGTTCGTGACGATGAAAATGATTTGTGTAACACAGATCATATTCCACAAAACTCGTGTAATGTGGACCATATGCAATATCGGAGTGACCATAAGCCGTGTAGTACAGACCACATTTCACAGAATACTGATATACCACAAGAGAATAGTGCAAGCTCTTTAAATCAGGAGGATAGACGCGCTGAATGTGGTCTAAATAGCACGGAAAACGATGCCGAGATAGCTAGATGTCTTCACGAATCACTGTCTGTGCAACAGGAAGAGGCTGAGGTTAACAACACAGATGCCAGTCCAGATGTCCAGCTAGAG GCCGTATTCGATTTGGATCCTCCGCGTCCCTGCGCCATTAGGGGGTTGACGGAAATGGAACTCTCGGTGCTTACATCTTCCAAACTGCAGAAGATTCCGATCACTATCAAGTGTGAGATCTGTTGGGACCCGTACAGAGTCGGCGATAGCATTCGCCATCTCATCTGTGCACATTACTTCCACGTCAAGTGCATCGACATCTGGCTTAAA AGAACCGCCACTTGTCCAGTGTGTCGAACCGTCCTTGTTGACCTGTTCTTACCAGACAGAATGTCATCGCGAAGAAATCGGAGACGGCGACTTTGTGttatattatga